GGTCGAACAGTTGAAAAACCAGGATCCGATGAATCCTTCAGACGCGACGGAGTTTACCGCACAGCTCGCTCAGTTCAGTTCTCTGGAGCAGTTGTTCAATGTTAATGACAACCTCGAGAGCATGGGGGACACCTCCAGTGAGGTGCAACGCCTTTCCGCTCTGGCCCTGATCGGGACCGATGTGGTGACGACCTCCTCGGAATTTGAATATTCAGGAGATGAAGTCCTGTTCGGTTATGAACTCGATGCACCGGCGACGGAAGGTAGCCTGTATATCCGCAATGCGGCTGGAAGCACTGTCGCCACCTGTTCATTGACTGAATTGAGCAGCGGCCGTCATTTTCTGGGCTGGGATGGAACCGATGACAGTGGGAACCCCCTGCCGGAGGGAACCTATACTTTGGGTGTTTCGGCCTATAACGGTGACGACGCTGTCGCCACAACCGCCATGGTGCGTAGCCGCGTCATCGGTGTCGATTTGGTTGAAGGCGCGGATGTGCTGGTGACAACTGCCGGTGAGTACAGCCTCGCTGAAGTGGAAAGCGTTCGTAATACCCAATCACTTTAACGTTTTAGTTTTCAACATAATAACCGGGCCGGTCCTCGTGTAGGGGGCCCGAGATCAGCCACTGTCTGTGGCGGGTCAAGGGAGGAAAATATGGGAATCCAGAGTTCTTTGTTCAGTGGTGTCAGTGGCTTGAATGCAAACGGTAATGCTCTGACGGTGTTGGGCAACAATATTGCCAACAGTAATACGATCGGTTTTAAATCAAGTCGGACCATTTTCTCCGACTTGCTTTCCGCTGAAGTTGCCGGATCCGGCGGAGCCTCTCAGGTCGGTCGTGGTGCCGGTCTGTCCACGGTTGACAATATTTTCAGCCAGGGGACCTTTGAGACCACAGAATCCAATACCGACCTCGCTATCGAAGGTCCGGGCTTCTTTATGGTCAGCGACCCGGATGAGGCAACCATCTATTACACCCGTGCCGGTGCATTCAATTTTGATGAGACCGGTACTCTGGTGAATCCGGAAGGCTATGCTGTCCAGGGCTATTATCTCAACGATGCTGGTGAGACTGTCGGCGATATTACCGATCTGCAGATTGAAACCCGTTCCTTCTCTCCGGCAAACCCGACATCGAAAATTACCCTGGCGACCAACCTGAATGCCAATTCAACCTATTTGGGAACGCAAGGGGATGGGGTGTCACCTTTTGATGTGACGGATCCCGCTGATACCAGTAACTATGCGTCCTCTGTACGTATTTTTGACTCACTTGGCCGTGAGCATCTGGTAACGACCTATTTTAATAAGCTGGATCCAGATGGAAACCCCGACGGTATTATGCAGTGGGAATCGCATACCGTGGTTTCCGGTGCCGACGTGCAGGACCCGGTGGTCGATGAGTTCGTTGAAGTCGGTCGCAGTATCCTGTCGTTTGATACCGGTGGTCGTCTGGTCAACGTGCTGGATATCGGCTCGACGATTGCTGCTGGGGCATCAACCGATGCTGAGCGTGTTTATGATGCCGATGGAGACCTCTATGAGTCTTCAGCAACCGCTGATCCTGTGACGGGGGATGCCTATCCTTTGACCACCGACGTTGATGTGATTGATCCACAGCCGACCATGAGCACTGTTGCTGGTGGTTTGAGTTGGGTGAATGAAGCGGAACCGACACAACAGATGGCTATCACGTTTGGTGCGACCCAGTATTCCAGTGAGTCCGATGTTATTTCGCAAACACAGGATGGTTACTCAACGGGTACGCTGGTCAGTCTGACCGTTGATAATGATGGCAACATTCTCGGTAACTACTCCAACGGTGAGCCGCGCAAGCTGGCCCGGATTGCCCTGGCTAAATTTTCCAATCCCGTTGGTCTGGATAAGGCCGGTAACAATCTCTATATGGCCACAGACGACTCCGGTTCTGCGATTGTCGGTACGGTCGGCTCAGGTGTTGGCAAGATTTTTACCAACTCCCTGGAGATGTCCAATGTCGATTTGGCCCAGGAATTTGTTAAAATGATCACGACGCAACGCGGTTTTCAGGCGAACTCGAAAATCATCACGACCACGGACGAGTTACTTGGTGAGCTGATCAATTTGAAGCGTTAATTAATTCGGGTCTAGCCGCCTGATTTCATCGGAAAAAAGCCGAAAAAACCTTCCCTGCGTTTTTTCGGCTTTTTTCTTTTTCTTTCATGAAGTCAAGAACAAAAAGGAACTTATCTATTTCATATCCCACCATAACGGTGTAAAATGACCGTTTAATAAACTATAATGCTAAAAATTGGACACGGATGTCCCGCTTGACATTAAAGTGCAGACCAACTGAAGGTTGAACGCTCTATGGATATTTCAACAATATTAGGTGCTGTGGCCGCATTCGGCCTGATGATTGCCGCTATGATGAACGGCGGCTCCATTCTGCTGTTCATCGACCCGGCTTCTTTGATGATTGTCGGCGGAGGGACTATTGGATCGACCCTGATTCACTATCCGTTCAAAGAATTTTTTCGCGCAATTTCCGTCGCCAAAAAGACCCTGTTTCACAAAGAGCAGGCCCCGGGCGAAATTATCGCCCAACTCATCGAATATGCCGGCAAAGCACGTAAGGAAGGGATTCTTTCCTTGCAGTCGGTCATGTCCAAGGTTGAAGATCCCTTTTTTCTTAAAGGACTGCAGATGGCTGTTGATGGCCAGGAACCCGAAGCCTTGCGGGATATGATGGAGCGGGAACTGGAATATGTCCAGGAACGTCATGAGAGTGGTGCGGATATTTTTACCACCATGGCGGCTTATGCTCCGGCCATGGGGATGATCGGTACCCTGATCGGTCTGGTGCAGATGCTGCAGACCATGGACGATCCAGCGTCGATTGGCCCGGCGATGGCGGTTGCGTTGTTGACTACCTTCTATGGTGCCGTTGCGGCTAACGTTCTGTTTACACCGATGGCCGGTAAGCTGAAACATCGCTCGGCAGCAGAAATGCTATGCAAAACGTTGATTGCCGAGGGGATGAATTCGATTCTTGCCGGTGAGAATCCCCGGGTTATGGAGCAACGTCTCCATGCCTTTGTTGCACCGAACCTGCGCGAAAGCAACTTTAAGAAGTAGCGTCGGCATTTTCGAACTGACGACAGTTAACGGAGAGTCTGTTGGCCAAGAAGCCCAAAAAACAATCAGGCGGTGCCCCGGAATGGATGGTCACCTACAGCGATATGGTCACCCTGTTATTGACCTTTTTCGTCCTGTTGTTGTCGATGGCCAATATGGACCAGATCAAATTCAGTCAGGCGGCAGGCTCACTTAAAGGGGCGTTTGGCGTGTTTGGCGGTAAGGACCGGAAGGAGATTTCACCCCCCTCTCTGGTTGAAATCGCTCCGGTTCATGATGATCTGGTCCAGCGTCTTTATACCCGTATCATGACGCAAATGAATCGTTTGCGGATGGACCCCTCGATCAAAGTGGTAAAGGATCGTGGTGCGGTGATCCTGCAAATCAACGATTCGATCCTTTTTGCTCCGGGTTCTTCAACGCTGAAGCCTGAAGCGTTCCCGGTCTTGTCCAAAGTTGCCGAACTTATCCGCCCGCTGCCGCTGTCTGCTCGCATTGAAGGGCACACCGATGACGTTCCTTTTGGCCGTGAAGACATGACCAACTGGGATCTCTCAGTCGATCGCGCAATTTCTGTGCTGAAATATTTCCAGAAGAACGACCTGTTGCCATTGAATCGCATGTCGGCGGTTGGCTATGGATCAGAAAAACCGCTGGTGCCGAATGACTCCCCTGAGAATAGGGCGAAGAATCGCCGGGTTGAATTCGTTTTGGAAAGTTTGGGTGATTATCGTGAGGAGTTACCCTATCTGATTGACGCCAACGAGCAATTGCCGTTTTGACCGGCGTTATGCAAGCGCATGATCCATAACCAGTAATGATCAATCTGTTGATGAAATAAGAAGAAAGGCACTAAGAATTATGGCTGATGAGGATAAGCAGGAAAAAGGCGGTAAAAGCAAAATGATGTTATTCGTCATTCTGGGCGTGGTCGTTTTGCTGATTGCCGTAGGTGTCGCCGCTTATCTGCTTGGCTCGCGTTCTGCACAGCAGGCTCCGGCCGGAGAGGCTGCCCAAGTGGAAGATACGACGACAGCTGAAGGTGTCGGCCCGATGGTGGATATTACTGATTTTATTATTAATATCCTCGATAAAAACGAGACGCGATACCTTAAGGCGGCAATCACTTTGGAGCTGGAGAACGAAGAGACCGTTGCCGAAGTGAATGAGCGTATGCCACAGATTCGTGACTCCATCCTGCTATTGATCGGCAACAAGACGTTTGCCGAACTCAATGATCTTCAAGGAAAACTTCAACTGCGCGCGGAAATTATTGTTCGCCTCAACAAGTTGTTGAAAAAGGGCAAAGTCAAAGGGATCTATTTTACAGAATTTGTAGTCCAATAGGGGGCGTTCTTGGAGCGGATTCTCTCCAAAGAGGAGATTGCCGAGCTTTTATCGGCGGTTAAGGACGGGACGCTTGATGCGGAGCTCGAGAGCAGTGATGAAGACTTCTCTCCGGGACCGCGCACCGTTTCCAGTTTCAGCCTGGTGCAAAGCAAGGGGCAGGGCGCGTTGCGCCTGGCCAACTTTGACATCCTGCTGGATGGATTTGCCCGGAACCTGTCGTTTTCTCTGTCAAATCGCCTGCAGCGTGCCGTCAGTGTGCTCAGAGAGAGCATCTCTTCTCTGGAGTATGAAACCCTGATCCATGAATGCAGCAACCACGAGTTGTATGGCATCATCACCCTTGATCCGCTGAAGAAAAATGGTTTGCTTATTTTTGATGCGAACATCTCGTTTGCCCAGGTAGAGATCATGCTGGGCGGTGTTGCCGAACACGCCGGGGATATTCCCAACCGATCGATGACGTCGATAGAGACCAACATCCTCAAAGATGTCATTCAGGAAAGTTGTTTCGAGCTCAATAAGGCGTTTTCGCCGATTGAGTCCCTTGAATCTGAACTGGTCCGCGTTGAAAGTAACCCGCGGCTGGTGACGATTGTTCCATCTGACACCGAAATGATGGTGGCCTCCTTCCGTGTTAAGATCAATGAAATCAGTGGATTACTCCGACTGGTAATTCCCTATTCTTCTCTGGATCCGATTCGCGAAAAACTTAAAAGTGAACTGGGTGCCAGTAGCCCCGGAGGTCAGTGGCGCAGTCATCTGGCTCAGGAGGTTGAAGATATGGAGGTTGCTCTGTCAGCCAGTCTGGCGCAAATCACACTGAATGTGCGTGAGATTCTGGATCTGCGGGTGGGCGATATCCTGCAGCTAGACTGCTCTGTCGATCAGCCGGTCTCGATCATGGTGGAGGGGAAAAAGAAGTTTTCCGGACTGGCAGGACTTCGCGATGGGAAAAAAGCGGTACGCGTTTTAAAACGTTCAACGAAGAGGAGATAAGCGGATGGAAGAAACCGAGGCAGCAGCCAAGTCGGCCCCGGAAGTGGCAGCGAGTCATGATGAGGATCTGAAGAATCTGGAATTGTTACTGGATATTCCTCTCGATGTGTCTGTTGAAGTTGGACGGACGAAAATTCTCGTGCGTGAGCTGTTGCAGATGGATGAAGGCTATGTCATCGACTTGGGTAAAAATGCCAATGAACCTCTCGATGTCTATGTCAATTCACGACTGATCGCCCGGGGTGAAGTTGTGCTGGTCGATGATAAGCTGGGTCTGCGATTGACCGATGTGATCAGCCCTGCTGAGCGGATTGAAAAACTGGCCTGATGACCGTGAAAATAGCTTTCGCTACATTCGTCTCTCTGGTTTATGCATCCTCTGTTTGGGCTGCCAGCGGCCAGGATCTTGAACTGATACCGATGAGCCTCAAGGTGCTCGCCTCGTTGGCGATTGTGTTGGGGCTCGTTCTGTTTCTTTACGCTGTCATGAAGAGGGGAAATCTGGTCCCCGGTGCAAAAGGCGGCGAAATTCGCATTGTCGAAATTCGTCACCTAGCCCCTAAGAAAACCCTCTATCTGGTTGAAGTCAAAGACAAGACCCTGCTGATTGGTGCAACAGCCGAGCGTTTGGAAGCCTTGGCTCAATGGCCGTCGCAAAGTGCAGAGCCATTTGCTGAGGTACTCAGTGCAACGGAAAAGCAAACCTCAGGAGAAGAGGTATGAAGATAATTCGTCTCTCTCTCTCGGCGTGCTTCGCCCTGCTGGCATCTCCGGCCTGGTCGATTGATTTGCCGACTTTGACCCTCGGTGTGCAGAATGCTGCGACACCCAATGAAGTGTCGATGGCCGTGCAGATTTTGTTGGTGTTGACGATCTTGTCGGTGGCTCCGGCGATTCTGCTAATGACCACGGCATTTGTGCGTGTCGTCATCGTGCTGTCTTTTATTCGTCAGGCCATGGGCACACAGCAGATGCCACCGAATCAGGTGATTGTCGGTCTGTCGTTGTTTCTGACTTTTTTCATCATGGCACCGGTGTACAGCGTGGTGAACGAAAAAGCCGTCCAACCCTATCTTGCCGGTAAAATCGATCAGGCCCAGGCTTTGACCGAAGCCGTTACTCCGGTCCGGGCGTTTATGTATTCCCAGACACGGGAAAAAGATCTGGCCTTGTTGGTTGATATTGCCGGAAATGATCAACCGGACACGATTGAAGATGTGCCGACGACCACACTGATTCCCGCATTTATGCTGTCGGAACTCAATCGGGCCTTTCAGATCGGTTTCATGGTGTATGTGCCGTTTCTGGTCATTGACATGGTCGTGGCATCGGTGTTGATGTCCATGGGGATGATGATGTTGCCACCACCGATCATTTCATTGCCGTTCAAATTGCTGCTGTTTGTGCTTGTTGATGGCTGGGGCCTGGTGGTCGGTTCTCTGGTCAAGAGTTTTTCTTGATTCAGATCTACTGAGCTGACCGAACACGTTTGATTGTTGCCTGCTCTTCAAGGAGATTGTGATGACACCGGAATTTGTAATTGACCTCGGGCGCAATGCCGTCAAAACCGTGTTGTTAATCTCCTCACCCATGTTGTTGTCCGGTCTGATTATCGGTTTGCTGGTGAGTATTTTTCAGGCGGCAACCCAAATCAATGAACAGACCATGACCTTTATCCCTAAAATTGTTGCGGTTCTGGTCTCACTGATTCTGTTTGCACCGTGGATCATCCGTATCATGCTGGCGTTCACAGAGAATGTTTTTCAGGGGATCACCCTGCTCGGGGGATAACGTGCCGTGGAGCTGCTGTTATTCCCGGTCGAAAAACTGCAACTGGCTCTGATCTGTCTGGCGCGTGTTGCTGCGATTCTCGGCAGCATGCCGGTGTTCGGCAGTGGGCAGGTGCCTGCTCGGGCCAAGCTGATTTTGGCCCTGTTCATGACCTTTTTGATTTTTCCCGGTGTTGAGCCACTGCTTCCATCCTACTCGTTTGACCCGCTGCCGCTGATGTTGTTAATCGCCAACGAAGCCCTGCTCGGTATTATGATGGGGTTCATTGCCCGGTTGATTTTTACTGCGGTCGAATTTGGTGGGACGATTGTCGGTTATCAGATGGGATTTGCTGCGGCCAACGTCTATGATCCGCAGAATCAGCGGCAGGTCTCTCTGGTGTCGCAATTCCAAAATGTTTTTGCCATTCTGGTGTTTCTGGCGCTGGATGTTCATCATCTTTTTATTCAGGCGTTGGTTGATTCCTATAGTCAGTTGCCGCCGGGGCTTCTGGATTTTTCATCCGAGGCGGTTCCGTTTATCATGGAATTGACCGGACACATGTTTGTTCTGGCCATCCGCTTCAGCGCGCCGATTCTGGCAGTTTTACTGCTATCGGGGCTGGTGCTGGGGATTCTGGCTCGGGTGTTTCCGCAATTAAATGTTTTTCTGCTGTCGTTTCCGATCAACATCGGGATGGCGTTTATCATTATCGGTCTGACCATGAACATGGTTGTGGCCATGCTCAACCGGGAGTTTTTCTCGCTTCCGGAAACCTTTGAACGCTTGCTGTATTATCTGGGGCAGTGACGATGATCGGCGGTTTTCTGATTGCTGATTGCAGGAGCTTGGATGGCTGAGGAGTCTGGACAGGAACGGACAGAAGACGCCACCAGTAAGCGGCGGGAGGATTTTCGCAAGAAAGGTCAAGTGGCCCAGAGTAAGGAGGTCAACACGGCCGCCTTGCTAAGCCTGTCGCTGCTGCTGTGGTATTTTTACGGTGGCTCCTTTTGGGGCCAGTTGTCATGGCTTGTGGCCCATTTTTGGGAGCAGTCCGGCTCCTTGGCGGTCACGCCCCAATCTGTCGTTCAGATCCTGTTGTTTGTTTTGCAAAAAACCGCCTTACTGTTGTCGCCACTGTTTCTCATGGTTCTGGTCGTCGGTTTCTTTGCCAGTTTTCTCCAGATTGGCTGGTTGTTTACCGGCAAACCCCTGATGCCGGATCTGACCAAGCTGGACCCGATCAAAGGGGCCTCCCGTTTCATCTCCAAACGCTCCCTCGTTGAGCTGGTTAAATCCCTGGCCAAAGTTGCTCTGGTTGGTTACGTCGCCTATAAAACGGTGTACAGCGAGTTTGACAATGCTCTGTATCTCGTGGATATGGATGTCATTGAAACCGTTTATTACGTCGCACGAGTCGCTATGGCTGTTCTGATGAAAAGTTGCGGCATTATGATTCTGCTCGCTCTTCTTGATTTCATGTTTGTCCGCTGGGAGATGGAAGAGAAGATGAAGATGACCAAGCAGGAACAGAAAGAGGAATTCAAGGAAAGCGAGGGCGATCCTCACCTTAAAGCGCGAGTCCGTTCAATTCAGCATCAGATGGCTCGGCGTCGAATGATGTCCGAGGTTCCCAAAGCTGATGTCGTTATTACCAACCCGACCCACCTTTCTGTGGCGTTGCAATACGTCCAGGGCGAAATGGATGCGCCGATCATTATCGCCAAAGGGGCGGACAACCTTGCCATGAAAATTCGCGAAATCGCCAAAGAAAATGACGTTCCTTTGGTTGAAAATGTCGATGTGGCACGAGCTTTGTATAAAGTAGAGGTTGGGGAAGTGGTTCCCGAGCAAATGTTTCAGGCCGTGGCGGAAATCCTGGCTTATGTGTACAGCCTCAAACGCAAATCATGACAGTTTTTTGTCAAAAGCCATCCGTGGCTTTTTGTCCGCCCGGTTTAGAAAAAAGCAATTTTCAAAACCTCACAAAATGACCGGGTGTCAACACCTCCATCATTTTGTTCGCCTGTCCAAGGGCCCGCGAGTCTTTTTTACATAAGGCTCTTTAGACAAAACATGTGATCAAATAATTCATGCTTGAAGCTCTCGCTGAAAATAAGTGGTTTCGTCTGATTGTCCGCAGTGACATCATGGTCTCGCTCGGCCTGGTGATGGTGTTGATGCTGATGATCATTCCGCTGCCGCCGGTTCTGCTCGATATTTTTCTGTCGTTGAATATTACGCTGGCGTTGCTGATATTGATCATCAGCTTGTACACGGCGAAGTCTGTCGAGTTTGCCGTCTTCCCGGCTGTACTCCTTGCAACAACCCTGTTCCGGCTGTCCCTCAATGTTGCCTCAACGCGTCTGATTCTTCTTCATGGCGAAGAGGGGCCGAGTGCTGCCGGTTCCGTCATCATGTCGTTCGGCCAGTTTGTTGTCGGTGGTAACTACGTGGTCGGACTGGTTATTTTCATTATTCTTGTGTTGATTAACTTCATGGTTATCACCAAGGGTGCCGGGCGTGTCGCTGAAGTTGCCGCACGTTTTACTCTGGATGCCATGCCCGGTAAGCAGATGGCCATTGACGCCGATTTGAATGCCGGTCTGATTAATGACCAGGAGGCAAAACAGCGTCGCGCCGATATTGCCAATGAAGCGGATTTTTACGGCGCCATGGACGGTGCCAGTAAATTCGTTCGCGGCGATGCCATTGCCGGTATCATCATCACACTGATCAATATCGGTGCCGGCTTTGTCATTGGTGTTGTCCAAAAAGGGATGCCGGCGATGGAAGCCGCGCAGAATTACACCATCCTTACGGTCGGTGATGGCCTTGTTGGTCAGGTCCCCGCGCTGATTATTTCTACGGCTGCCGGTATTCTCGTGACCCGTACTGCAGGAACAGGAGATTTCGGTAGCGACCTCAAAGCTCAGTTCAGTGTTCATCCCCAGGCGGTGTGGGTTGTTTCCGCCATTCTCCTCGCTTTCGCTCTGATTCCCGGTTTGCCGTTTGCACCTTTTCTCACTTTATCGGTGATTCTGGCGTTTCTCGCCCATCAATTGCAGAAAATGCAGGCGGAAGAAGAAATGGCCTCTGAAGCGGTTAGTCTGGAACAGGCGCGACCGGAAGCCCGAGAGCGCGAGGATAACTATGATGAAATGCTCAATGTCGATCTGCTTGAGTTGGAAGTTGGCTACGGCTTGATCCCCTTTGTTGACGCGGCTCAGGATGGAGAATTGCTTGAACGAATCCGTTCGATCCGCAAGCAGTTTGCGCTCGACTCCGGTTTTATTGTGCCGCCGGTTCATATCAAAGACAATCTCCAGCTCAAGCCCAACGAATACAACTTTATGCTCAAAGGGGTCAAAGTTGCCGCTGCTGAGATGCTGCCCGGCCACTACATGGCAATGAATCCGGGCATGGCCACAGAGACCATTAAGGGGGTTGCCACGGAAGAGCCGGCCTTTGGTTTGCCTGCCACCTGGATCTCCGAAGATAAAAAAGAACGTGCCCAGATCGCCGGCTACACCGTGGTGGATTGTACGACGGTTATGGCCACGCATATCAGTGAGATTATCAAACGGTATGCCTATGAACTTTTAGGTCGCCAAGAGGTACAGAACTTGCTTGATAATCTCAAGAAGAGTTATCCCAAACTCGTCGAGGATCTGTTTCCCGATCCGTTGAGCCTTGGCCTGATTATGCGGGTTCTGCAGAATCTGTTACGTGAAGATGTGTCGATCCGCGATTTACGCACCATTCTCGAGACCTTGGCGGATTATGCTGTTCCGGGATCAGACCCCGATTACCTGACTGAACATGTTCGCAGTGCGCTGGCCCGCTCTATCAGCGGCCGCTACGCTCAAGGCGATGATGTTCTGGCGGTGATGACTCTGGATCGCAAAATTGAGGAAGGGATTCAGCAATCGTTGCAGAAAACCGATAAGGGAATCGGTTACCTGGCCATGGAACCGCGACAGGCTCAAACGATTCTTGATGCACTGGCGCAACAGATTCAGCAGTTCAGTGGAGGCATGACTCCAGTGCTGCTTTGTTCGCCAACGATTCGTCCTCATGTCAAAAAACTGACTGAGCGATACCTTCCGAACCTTGTCGTGATCTCCCATAATGAGATTGCTTCGCATTTAAAAGTTCGCTCTATTGGAATGGTGAAAGTCGATGCAGGTTAGGGTTTTCGAATCAGAAGACATGGACTCGGCTCTGCGCATGATTAAAGAGGCGCTGGGACCGGATGCGTTGATCCTGTCGTCACGAACGGTGCGCAAAGGCGGCATGGGCCTGTTTGGCAAGCCGATGCTCGAAGTAACCGCCGCTGTGGACCCGAATGCCGAATTGCCGGAAGAAGAGCTGAGTCGTGGTGCGCATTTAGATATCAGTACCGGTAGTGGCGATGAGCTGAATTACCAGGATCTGTGGGCATCAAAAGAACGTGTTGCAATGCGGGAGGAAAAGCCGCGACGTTTTGAAGAGGCACTGCCCAATCCCTATCGCCATCTGGCATCAGCGCAGTCCGATAACGAAACCTCTCCCCGTTCTCTGGATTCATTGCGCAATGAAGTTGGCGAGCTTAAAAACCTGGTTAGCTCTCTCGTCAAAGACCTTCCCGAACAATTCGAGAAAATCAATCGTCAGAAACCCCAGCCGGTCATTGCTCCGGCGGTGCAACGATTTTCCACCATGTCCACGGCGGACCAGCAAATTCATGATGGTTTGACCCGGCTGGGGATCGAAGCGGAAGCCGCGTCGACCATTGCGCATTATGCGTCCAGCCAGCTGACAACCAAGCAAATTGCCGACCCTGCGGTTTTAAATGCCTTTTTTGCCAAAACCATCGCCGAATTGGTACAGACAACCGGTTCGATCTTGCCACAGCCGGGTGAATCCAAGCGGATTGCCCTGATCGGCCCTACCGGGGTCGGTAAAACAACGACAATTGCCAAACTGGCAGCGTCTCATCTTCTCGCTGGAGGTAAGCGGGTTGCTCTGGTGACTATCGATACGTACCGCATTGCGGCGGTAGAACAGCTCAAAGTCTATGGTGAGATCATGAATTTGCCGGTGGAAGTGGTGATGAACGCCGAGCAATTA
This is a stretch of genomic DNA from uncultured Desulfuromonas sp.. It encodes these proteins:
- a CDS encoding flagellar hook capping FlgD N-terminal domain-containing protein, which produces MMAEVSSTTSSSNAQLSSALSSGPNSLGKDDFLTLMVEQLKNQDPMNPSDATEFTAQLAQFSSLEQLFNVNDNLESMGDTSSEVQRLSALALIGTDVVTTSSEFEYSGDEVLFGYELDAPATEGSLYIRNAAGSTVATCSLTELSSGRHFLGWDGTDDSGNPLPEGTYTLGVSAYNGDDAVATTAMVRSRVIGVDLVEGADVLVTTAGEYSLAEVESVRNTQSL
- a CDS encoding flagellar hook protein FlgE codes for the protein MGIQSSLFSGVSGLNANGNALTVLGNNIANSNTIGFKSSRTIFSDLLSAEVAGSGGASQVGRGAGLSTVDNIFSQGTFETTESNTDLAIEGPGFFMVSDPDEATIYYTRAGAFNFDETGTLVNPEGYAVQGYYLNDAGETVGDITDLQIETRSFSPANPTSKITLATNLNANSTYLGTQGDGVSPFDVTDPADTSNYASSVRIFDSLGREHLVTTYFNKLDPDGNPDGIMQWESHTVVSGADVQDPVVDEFVEVGRSILSFDTGGRLVNVLDIGSTIAAGASTDAERVYDADGDLYESSATADPVTGDAYPLTTDVDVIDPQPTMSTVAGGLSWVNEAEPTQQMAITFGATQYSSESDVISQTQDGYSTGTLVSLTVDNDGNILGNYSNGEPRKLARIALAKFSNPVGLDKAGNNLYMATDDSGSAIVGTVGSGVGKIFTNSLEMSNVDLAQEFVKMITTQRGFQANSKIITTTDELLGELINLKR
- a CDS encoding MotA/TolQ/ExbB proton channel family protein, giving the protein MDISTILGAVAAFGLMIAAMMNGGSILLFIDPASLMIVGGGTIGSTLIHYPFKEFFRAISVAKKTLFHKEQAPGEIIAQLIEYAGKARKEGILSLQSVMSKVEDPFFLKGLQMAVDGQEPEALRDMMERELEYVQERHESGADIFTTMAAYAPAMGMIGTLIGLVQMLQTMDDPASIGPAMAVALLTTFYGAVAANVLFTPMAGKLKHRSAAEMLCKTLIAEGMNSILAGENPRVMEQRLHAFVAPNLRESNFKK
- a CDS encoding flagellar motor protein MotB; translated protein: MAKKPKKQSGGAPEWMVTYSDMVTLLLTFFVLLLSMANMDQIKFSQAAGSLKGAFGVFGGKDRKEISPPSLVEIAPVHDDLVQRLYTRIMTQMNRLRMDPSIKVVKDRGAVILQINDSILFAPGSSTLKPEAFPVLSKVAELIRPLPLSARIEGHTDDVPFGREDMTNWDLSVDRAISVLKYFQKNDLLPLNRMSAVGYGSEKPLVPNDSPENRAKNRRVEFVLESLGDYREELPYLIDANEQLPF
- a CDS encoding flagellar basal body-associated FliL family protein encodes the protein MADEDKQEKGGKSKMMLFVILGVVVLLIAVGVAAYLLGSRSAQQAPAGEAAQVEDTTTAEGVGPMVDITDFIINILDKNETRYLKAAITLELENEETVAEVNERMPQIRDSILLLIGNKTFAELNDLQGKLQLRAEIIVRLNKLLKKGKVKGIYFTEFVVQ
- the fliM gene encoding flagellar motor switch protein FliM → MERILSKEEIAELLSAVKDGTLDAELESSDEDFSPGPRTVSSFSLVQSKGQGALRLANFDILLDGFARNLSFSLSNRLQRAVSVLRESISSLEYETLIHECSNHELYGIITLDPLKKNGLLIFDANISFAQVEIMLGGVAEHAGDIPNRSMTSIETNILKDVIQESCFELNKAFSPIESLESELVRVESNPRLVTIVPSDTEMMVASFRVKINEISGLLRLVIPYSSLDPIREKLKSELGASSPGGQWRSHLAQEVEDMEVALSASLAQITLNVREILDLRVGDILQLDCSVDQPVSIMVEGKKKFSGLAGLRDGKKAVRVLKRSTKRR
- the fliN gene encoding flagellar motor switch protein FliN, yielding MEETEAAAKSAPEVAASHDEDLKNLELLLDIPLDVSVEVGRTKILVRELLQMDEGYVIDLGKNANEPLDVYVNSRLIARGEVVLVDDKLGLRLTDVISPAERIEKLA
- a CDS encoding flagellar biosynthetic protein FliO is translated as MTVKIAFATFVSLVYASSVWAASGQDLELIPMSLKVLASLAIVLGLVLFLYAVMKRGNLVPGAKGGEIRIVEIRHLAPKKTLYLVEVKDKTLLIGATAERLEALAQWPSQSAEPFAEVLSATEKQTSGEEV
- the fliP gene encoding flagellar type III secretion system pore protein FliP (The bacterial flagellar biogenesis protein FliP forms a type III secretion system (T3SS)-type pore required for flagellar assembly.), which gives rise to MKIIRLSLSACFALLASPAWSIDLPTLTLGVQNAATPNEVSMAVQILLVLTILSVAPAILLMTTAFVRVVIVLSFIRQAMGTQQMPPNQVIVGLSLFLTFFIMAPVYSVVNEKAVQPYLAGKIDQAQALTEAVTPVRAFMYSQTREKDLALLVDIAGNDQPDTIEDVPTTTLIPAFMLSELNRAFQIGFMVYVPFLVIDMVVASVLMSMGMMMLPPPIISLPFKLLLFVLVDGWGLVVGSLVKSFS
- the fliQ gene encoding flagellar biosynthesis protein FliQ — translated: MTPEFVIDLGRNAVKTVLLISSPMLLSGLIIGLLVSIFQAATQINEQTMTFIPKIVAVLVSLILFAPWIIRIMLAFTENVFQGITLLGG
- the fliR gene encoding flagellar biosynthetic protein FliR, with the translated sequence MELLLFPVEKLQLALICLARVAAILGSMPVFGSGQVPARAKLILALFMTFLIFPGVEPLLPSYSFDPLPLMLLIANEALLGIMMGFIARLIFTAVEFGGTIVGYQMGFAAANVYDPQNQRQVSLVSQFQNVFAILVFLALDVHHLFIQALVDSYSQLPPGLLDFSSEAVPFIMELTGHMFVLAIRFSAPILAVLLLSGLVLGILARVFPQLNVFLLSFPINIGMAFIIIGLTMNMVVAMLNREFFSLPETFERLLYYLGQ